In Leifsonia sp. PS1209, the genomic stretch CCATGGCAACGTTCGTGGATCACGTGACGTTGCACCTGCGCGCCGGCAACGGCGGCAACGGGTGCGTCTCCGTCCGACGGGAGAAGTTCAAGCCGCTGGCAGGACCGGACGGCGGCAACGGAGGCAACGGCGGCGACATCGTCCTCGTGGCCGACCCCCAGGTCACCACGCTGCTCGCCTACCACCGCGCGCCGCACCGCTCCTCGCAGAACGGCGGCTTCGGCATGGGAGACCACCGCAGCGGCCACCTCGGCGAAGAGCTCGAACTCCCCGTCCCCGTCGGCACCGTGGTCAAAGACCCGTCCGGCGTCGAACTGATCGACATGAACGAGCCGGGGATGCGCTACGTCGTCGCTCCCGGCGGCATCGGCGGGCTCGGCAACGCCGCCCTGTCGAACCCCAAGCGCAAGGCCCCCGGCTTCGCGCTGCTCGGCACGCCGGGTTGGGAGGGCGACGTCCTCCTCGAACTCAAGACCGTCGCCGACATCGCGCTCGTCGGCTACCCGTCGGCGGGCAAGTCGAGCCTGATCGCGGCGCTGTCGTCCGCGAAGCCGAAGATCGCCGACTACCCGTTCACCACGCTGCACCCCAACCTCGGTGTCGTGCAGGCGGGAGACACCCGTTTCACCGTCGCCGACGTGCCAGGGCTGATCGAGGGCGCGAGCGAGGGCAAGGGCCTCGGGCTCGAGTTCCTCCGCCACGTCGAGCGCTGCAGCGCCCTGCTGCACGTCCTCGACTGCGCGACGCTGGAGCCCGGCCGCGACCCGCTGAGCGACCTCGACGTGATCCTCGGCGAGCTCGGCGCGTATCCCGTGCCGGAGGGCCAGACCCCGCTGCTGGAGCGCCCGCAGCTCATCGCCCTGAACAAGATCGACGTGCCGGAGGGCCGCGAG encodes the following:
- the obgE gene encoding GTPase ObgE; protein product: MATFVDHVTLHLRAGNGGNGCVSVRREKFKPLAGPDGGNGGNGGDIVLVADPQVTTLLAYHRAPHRSSQNGGFGMGDHRSGHLGEELELPVPVGTVVKDPSGVELIDMNEPGMRYVVAPGGIGGLGNAALSNPKRKAPGFALLGTPGWEGDVLLELKTVADIALVGYPSAGKSSLIAALSSAKPKIADYPFTTLHPNLGVVQAGDTRFTVADVPGLIEGASEGKGLGLEFLRHVERCSALLHVLDCATLEPGRDPLSDLDVILGELGAYPVPEGQTPLLERPQLIALNKIDVPEGRELAEFVRPDLEARGYRVFEISTVSHEGLRQLSFALAEVVEQARADQAAAEAERPRIVIRPQAVDDGGFVVKVEGGSDGPVYRILGAKPERWVAQTDFSNDEAVGFLADRLAKLGVEDRLFKAGAVSGSTVVIGRDNGVVFDWEPTLTSTAELITSPRGTDVRLDGNARPTRNQRREDYFDRMDAKAEARAELLREREAGLWQDDDYADDVADLAPAEGEQGQNSQGGQNRETDSE